In Kitasatospora sp. NBC_00240, the following are encoded in one genomic region:
- a CDS encoding STAS domain-containing protein: MNDPANAAAMPAPDGPGAEFRRTDDGALVCSLEGELDLDGVLAVGPALEEAVRSGAPLMVVDLSRVGFCDSSGLNLLLRTRTDADSAGTALRLAGAPDQLLRLLEITGADRVFALEPTLEHALAAR; the protein is encoded by the coding sequence ATGAACGATCCGGCGAACGCCGCCGCGATGCCGGCCCCCGACGGGCCGGGGGCGGAGTTCCGGCGTACCGACGACGGTGCGCTGGTCTGCTCCCTGGAGGGCGAACTGGATCTGGACGGCGTGCTCGCGGTCGGGCCGGCCCTGGAGGAGGCGGTCCGCTCCGGCGCGCCGCTGATGGTCGTCGACCTGTCCCGGGTCGGGTTCTGCGACTCCTCGGGCCTCAACCTGCTGCTGCGCACGCGTACCGACGCCGACAGTGCCGGTACGGCCCTGCGGCTGGCGGGGGCCCCCGACCAGCTGCTGCGGCTGCTGGAGATCACCGGCGCGGACCGGGTGTTCGCACTCGAACCCACGCTTGAGCACGCGCTCGCCGCACGGTGA